A single Micromonospora sp. CCTCC AA 2012012 DNA region contains:
- a CDS encoding L,D-transpeptidase, with amino-acid sequence MGRFARTGAMVGALVLTASLALTGCGDDQKKAEFVGGNQPAGASAAPETTAGPTGSTPTAGAAAGPALQVSPADGAQKRPVSTEISAKIPGGGKVSEVVLTAAGGDKVEGLMRRDGSSWVPSSPLKYGTRYTATVTGTGTDGQTHQGSSTFTTMAKPKSMIGSGLYLFDGKTYGVAMPVVAEFSPGIPEKDRAAVQKRMFVRTDPPQPGAWHWLYNGTQAYYRAPEYWQPGTTITVRLALAGIPLSNGRYGNLDRTATAKIGRSFVMKVDNATKKMTVFEGGVLTRTLPVSLGKKSTPSSSGTMVVMEKKESTVFDTRDEPDPDNQYVTKIDFAQRLTWGGEYIHSAPWSEGVQGRRNVSHGCVNVSAANAKWLFERTLIGDPITVTGTERKLVPGNGWTAWSMSWSEFVKGSALPVPDGGAEPAF; translated from the coding sequence ATGGGCAGGTTCGCGCGGACCGGGGCGATGGTGGGCGCCCTGGTTCTGACGGCGTCACTGGCACTGACCGGGTGCGGTGACGACCAGAAGAAGGCGGAGTTCGTCGGTGGCAACCAGCCGGCGGGGGCGTCGGCGGCGCCGGAGACGACCGCCGGACCGACCGGGTCGACCCCGACAGCGGGGGCCGCGGCCGGCCCTGCACTGCAGGTCAGCCCGGCGGACGGGGCGCAGAAGCGGCCGGTCAGCACCGAGATCAGCGCGAAGATCCCCGGCGGGGGCAAGGTTTCCGAGGTCGTGCTGACGGCGGCCGGCGGCGACAAGGTGGAGGGCCTGATGCGCCGGGACGGCTCGTCCTGGGTGCCGTCCAGCCCGTTGAAGTACGGGACCCGTTACACGGCCACCGTCACCGGGACCGGCACGGACGGGCAGACCCATCAGGGCAGCAGCACCTTCACGACCATGGCGAAGCCGAAGTCGATGATCGGCTCGGGGCTCTACCTCTTCGACGGCAAGACGTACGGGGTGGCCATGCCGGTGGTCGCCGAGTTCTCCCCCGGCATCCCGGAGAAGGACCGGGCCGCGGTGCAGAAGCGGATGTTCGTGCGGACCGACCCGCCGCAGCCGGGCGCCTGGCACTGGCTCTACAACGGCACCCAGGCGTACTACCGGGCACCGGAGTACTGGCAGCCGGGCACCACGATCACCGTCCGGCTGGCGCTGGCCGGGATCCCGTTGAGCAACGGCCGCTACGGCAACCTCGACCGGACGGCGACCGCCAAGATCGGTCGCTCCTTCGTGATGAAGGTCGACAACGCCACGAAGAAGATGACCGTCTTCGAGGGCGGCGTGCTGACCCGCACCCTGCCGGTGAGCCTGGGCAAGAAGAGCACTCCCTCCTCCAGCGGCACGATGGTGGTGATGGAGAAGAAGGAGTCGACGGTCTTCGACACCCGGGACGAGCCGGATCCGGACAACCAGTACGTCACGAAGATCGACTTTGCGCAGCGACTCACCTGGGGCGGCGAGTACATCCACTCCGCGCCCTGGTCCGAGGGCGTGCAGGGCCGGCGGAACGTCTCGCACGGCTGCGTCAACGTCTCCGCGGCGAACGCGAAGTGGCTCTTCGAGCGGACGCTGATCGGCGACCCGATCACCGTCACCGGCACCGAGCGCAAGCTGGTGCCGGGCAACGGCTGGACGGCGTGGAGCATGAGCTGGTCGGAGTTCGTTAAGGGCAGCGCCCTGCCGGTGCCCGACGGCGGCGCCGAACCCGCCTTCTGA
- a CDS encoding L,D-transpeptidase, translating into MRTGQDELIRRGTARRGGRRRMVAAGVLAAALAFTSACTGGGGGDKPSSWQGGGESGPKASATITEPAADAKDVPASTGITFTTKDARDTKVELKDAAGKAVEGTLAEDGKSWLPAGALEYGETYTATVTATGEDGKPATTTSHFTTMARPGKQVRISSFLADNQVVGVGMPLIVKFSRAVPQDYRDDVQRRMTVTATPVQEGVWHWVSPTEVRYRPKEFWKANSTVSYRIQAGGLPLGDGWYGRSDLTVDVKIGPSFVMTVDNRTKKMTVTRDGKVIKTILVSLGKKTTPSSSGTMVVIEKLRKTVFDTLEELGPEEGYRTKIDYAQRLTWGGEYIHAAPWSEGVQGKVNVSHGCVNVSMADGAWLFANTRVGDPITVSGTERKLQNGNGWTDWNMSWDEYVKGSAVPYEPPTTDDASPSADPGTGATPTDEPSPTPTA; encoded by the coding sequence ATGCGCACTGGCCAGGACGAGCTGATCCGGCGCGGGACCGCCCGGCGGGGCGGCCGTCGCCGCATGGTGGCGGCGGGGGTGCTCGCCGCCGCGTTGGCGTTCACCTCCGCGTGCACCGGCGGCGGTGGCGGCGACAAGCCGTCGAGCTGGCAGGGCGGTGGGGAGAGCGGGCCGAAGGCGTCCGCCACCATCACCGAGCCGGCGGCCGACGCCAAGGACGTGCCGGCGTCGACCGGCATCACCTTCACCACCAAGGACGCCCGGGACACCAAGGTCGAGCTCAAGGACGCGGCCGGCAAGGCCGTCGAGGGCACTCTCGCCGAGGACGGGAAGAGCTGGCTGCCCGCCGGCGCGCTGGAGTACGGCGAGACGTACACCGCGACCGTGACGGCGACCGGCGAGGACGGCAAGCCGGCGACGACGACCAGCCACTTCACCACCATGGCGCGTCCCGGCAAGCAGGTCCGGATCAGCAGCTTCCTCGCCGACAACCAGGTCGTCGGGGTGGGCATGCCGCTGATCGTCAAGTTCAGCCGGGCCGTCCCGCAGGACTACCGGGACGACGTCCAGCGCCGGATGACGGTGACGGCCACGCCGGTCCAGGAGGGCGTCTGGCACTGGGTGAGCCCCACCGAGGTGCGCTACCGCCCCAAGGAGTTCTGGAAGGCCAACTCCACCGTCTCGTACCGGATCCAGGCCGGCGGTCTGCCGCTCGGTGACGGCTGGTACGGCCGCTCCGACCTGACCGTCGACGTGAAGATCGGCCCCTCCTTCGTGATGACCGTCGACAACCGCACCAAGAAGATGACGGTCACCAGGGACGGCAAGGTGATCAAGACGATCCTGGTGAGCCTCGGCAAGAAGACCACCCCGTCGTCGAGCGGGACGATGGTGGTGATCGAGAAGCTCCGTAAGACGGTCTTCGACACGCTGGAGGAACTGGGCCCCGAAGAGGGCTACCGGACCAAGATCGACTACGCCCAGCGGCTCACCTGGGGCGGCGAGTACATCCACGCCGCGCCCTGGTCCGAAGGCGTGCAGGGCAAGGTGAACGTGTCGCACGGCTGCGTCAACGTCTCGATGGCCGACGGCGCCTGGCTCTTCGCCAACACCCGGGTGGGTGACCCGATCACGGTCTCCGGCACGGAGCGCAAGCTCCAGAACGGCAACGGCTGGACCGACTGGAACATGAGCTGGGACGAGTACGTCAAGGGCAGCGCCGTGCCGTACGAGCCGCCGACGACCGACGACGCCAGCCCGAGCGCCGACCCGGGCACCGGTGCCACGCCGACCGACGAGCCGAGCCCCACGCCGACCGCCTGA
- the orn gene encoding oligoribonuclease — protein sequence MADLLVWIDCEMTGLDLGRDALIEVAALVTDPDLNVLGEGVDVVIHADEAALEGMPEIVRTMHAKSGLTEEVRRSTVTLAEAEDMVLDYVTSHVKDARSAPLCGNSIATDRGFIARDMPRLDAHLHYRMIDVSSIKELCRRWYPRVYFGQPQKGLAHRALADVRESIRELEYYRRTLFVPLPGPDVETAKAIAAQL from the coding sequence GTGGCTGATCTTCTCGTCTGGATCGACTGTGAGATGACCGGGTTGGACCTCGGGCGCGACGCGCTGATCGAGGTCGCCGCGCTCGTCACCGATCCCGATCTCAACGTGCTGGGTGAGGGCGTCGACGTGGTGATCCACGCCGACGAGGCGGCGCTGGAGGGGATGCCGGAGATCGTGCGCACGATGCACGCCAAGTCCGGGCTGACCGAGGAGGTCCGGCGCTCCACCGTGACGCTGGCCGAGGCGGAGGACATGGTCCTCGACTACGTCACCAGCCACGTCAAGGACGCGCGCAGCGCGCCGCTCTGCGGCAACTCGATCGCCACCGACCGTGGCTTCATCGCCCGCGACATGCCGCGCCTCGACGCCCACCTGCACTACCGCATGATCGACGTCTCCTCGATCAAGGAACTCTGCCGCCGCTGGTACCCGCGGGTGTACTTCGGGCAGCCGCAGAAGGGGCTCGCGCACCGGGCCCTGGCCGACGTCCGGGAGAGCATCCGCGAGCTGGAGTACTACCGGCGGACCCTCTTCGTCCCGCTGCCCGGGCCGGACGTGGAGACCGCGAAGGCGATCGCCGCGCAGCTCTGA
- a CDS encoding glycosyltransferase 87 family protein, producing the protein MPAESVAPPAVTEDDRGGRTARRVVTVLALVAVLPALYLPGLVHDFFDLKIYMRAMDWWAAGHPLYDYVQPDRVQGELYFTYPPFSALLLRPFALLPLGATVAIFTALTVLGVVVTTRWLVLPLVARHDLPRLFTVTVAVLLAFAVESTRETITFGQINMLLVVLILADLLFAVPGARRWAGVGVGLATALKLFPGIFIVYLLATRRWRAAAVASATAALATLLAAAVAPADSWRFWTHELWATDRVGRTDYTGNQSLFGLLSRITAPEKPSQLPWLLLVVAVTGYGLWRAARAARAGDALAGLTLTGLVGGLVSPITWTHHLYWFIPAVVVLVDAALGADPGTPEGARHRRWMWTLAAGTAFVIIYGVVTFQDWGVAPARTDNLGEFVSRNAYVLLSLVLLAALPTRPADTSNSSSPGELTTP; encoded by the coding sequence GTGCCAGCCGAATCCGTCGCGCCACCCGCCGTCACCGAGGACGACCGGGGTGGGCGTACGGCACGTCGGGTGGTCACGGTGCTGGCGCTGGTCGCGGTGCTCCCGGCGCTCTATCTGCCGGGGCTGGTGCACGACTTCTTCGACCTGAAGATCTACATGCGGGCGATGGACTGGTGGGCGGCCGGCCACCCGCTCTACGACTACGTGCAGCCGGACCGGGTGCAGGGCGAGCTCTACTTCACCTACCCACCGTTCAGCGCCCTGCTGCTGCGGCCGTTCGCGTTGTTGCCGTTGGGCGCCACTGTGGCGATCTTCACCGCGCTGACCGTGCTCGGCGTGGTGGTGACGACGCGCTGGCTGGTGCTGCCGCTCGTCGCCCGGCACGACCTGCCCCGGCTCTTCACCGTCACGGTGGCGGTGCTGCTCGCCTTCGCGGTGGAGAGCACCCGCGAGACGATCACCTTCGGTCAGATCAACATGCTGCTGGTCGTGCTGATCCTGGCCGATCTGCTCTTCGCCGTACCCGGTGCGCGGCGGTGGGCCGGGGTGGGCGTCGGGCTGGCCACGGCCCTCAAGCTCTTCCCGGGCATCTTCATCGTCTATCTGCTGGCCACCCGGCGGTGGCGGGCCGCGGCCGTGGCGTCGGCGACGGCCGCGCTGGCGACCCTGCTGGCGGCGGCGGTCGCGCCGGCCGACTCGTGGCGGTTCTGGACGCACGAGCTGTGGGCGACCGACCGGGTGGGACGCACCGACTACACCGGCAACCAGTCGCTCTTCGGCCTGCTGAGCCGGATCACCGCGCCGGAGAAGCCGAGTCAGCTTCCCTGGCTGCTGCTGGTCGTCGCGGTGACCGGGTACGGGTTGTGGCGGGCCGCCCGCGCGGCCCGGGCCGGTGACGCGCTGGCGGGTCTCACCCTGACCGGGCTGGTCGGCGGGCTGGTCAGCCCGATCACCTGGACGCACCACCTGTACTGGTTCATCCCGGCGGTGGTGGTGCTGGTGGACGCGGCGCTGGGCGCCGACCCCGGCACGCCGGAGGGTGCCCGCCACCGGCGGTGGATGTGGACGCTGGCCGCCGGCACCGCCTTCGTGATCATCTACGGGGTGGTGACGTTCCAGGACTGGGGTGTCGCGCCGGCCCGGACGGACAACCTCGGCGAGTTCGTGTCGCGCAACGCGTACGTGCTGCTGAGTCTGGTGCTGCTGGCGGCGCTGCCGACGCGTCCGGCCGACACCTCGAACAGCAGCAGCCCCGGAGAGCTGACCACGCCCTGA
- a CDS encoding YcnI family copper-binding membrane protein: MIRLRRTATAAALALTAVAAAVLGLAGPASAHVTIDPQQATQGGYGRFAFRVPNESDQASTVKVEVVLPENAPVGSVSTMPVAGWTVTVEKRKVDPPVEVHGSQLTEAVSKLTWTAAANAGVKPGEFQEFPVSMGPLPQVDRMVFKVLQTYSDKNVSRWIEEPTPGGPEPEDPAPVLTLSAASASASASAAPNSAATAAGDDDSDGAGTAFGVAGLVAGLAGLVLGGLAFLRTRREPASRS; this comes from the coding sequence ATGATCCGTCTCCGGCGTACCGCAACCGCCGCCGCGCTCGCGCTCACTGCCGTGGCCGCCGCCGTGCTGGGCCTGGCCGGGCCCGCCTCGGCGCACGTCACGATCGACCCCCAGCAGGCGACCCAGGGCGGCTACGGCCGGTTCGCCTTCCGGGTGCCGAACGAGAGCGACCAGGCCTCGACGGTCAAGGTGGAGGTGGTGCTGCCGGAGAACGCGCCGGTCGGCTCGGTCTCCACGATGCCGGTGGCGGGGTGGACGGTGACGGTGGAGAAGCGCAAGGTGGACCCGCCGGTCGAGGTGCACGGCAGTCAGCTCACCGAGGCGGTCTCCAAGCTGACCTGGACGGCGGCGGCGAACGCCGGGGTGAAGCCGGGCGAGTTCCAGGAGTTCCCGGTCTCGATGGGGCCGCTGCCGCAGGTGGACCGGATGGTGTTCAAGGTGCTCCAGACGTACTCGGACAAGAACGTGTCCCGGTGGATCGAGGAGCCGACGCCGGGCGGCCCGGAGCCGGAGGACCCGGCGCCGGTGCTCACCCTGAGCGCGGCCTCGGCCTCGGCGTCGGCGTCGGCGGCACCGAACAGCGCCGCCACGGCCGCCGGTGACGACGACTCCGACGGTGCGGGGACGGCGTTCGGCGTCGCCGGCCTGGTCGCCGGTCTGGCCGGTCTGGTCCTCGGTGGCCTGGCCTTCCTGCGCACCCGTCGGGAGCCCGCGTCCCGGTCCTGA
- a CDS encoding copper resistance CopC/CopD family protein translates to MTGMTAAVSRRHDRRWLAQVGAAAGLLLTVVALLLAPATPASAHAVLVSSSPTASAVVPSGPAEVVLTFSEGVRKVPGKIRVIAPDGSRADRGEPSFRGAVVTIPVDPAGARGTYLVSYRVISADSHPVSGAFTYSVGAPSTPPVDSGGDNRADPVVVNAVKVAKYLGYVGLLLLVGPALVLAALWPRRLSRRGPARLAWAGVGLLAFATVAELWLQVPYTAGGGLFDVTGAGVGDVLGSAFGTAHLVRLGLLAAAAFLLRPLVAGPVGRTDGLILAILGGSALFTWPLAGHPAASPAPAVSVVVDAVHLGSMAVWLGGLVMLAGFLLPRADERELGAILPIWSRWAALAVAALLLAGTVQGLIEVATPKALVETTYGRLLLAKIALFAVVIGVAAYSRALVRRRTAAGRPGRMRRAVWAELAITAVVLGVSATLVQTTPARTAAADVAGTPAGYFSTTVSSPVASIQVELDPAERGSNSVHLYAYTKDNRPQPVQEWKGTAALPSAGIEPITIPLLPLTDNHATGEISLPASGEWQLRFTVRTSDIDQATVTVTVPIR, encoded by the coding sequence ATGACGGGCATGACTGCTGCCGTTTCGCGCCGGCACGACCGTCGATGGCTCGCCCAGGTGGGTGCCGCCGCCGGTCTGCTGCTCACCGTCGTCGCCCTGCTGCTCGCCCCGGCCACCCCGGCGAGCGCCCACGCCGTGCTGGTCAGCAGCAGTCCGACCGCGTCGGCGGTGGTGCCGAGCGGGCCTGCCGAGGTGGTGCTGACCTTCAGCGAGGGCGTCCGCAAGGTGCCCGGCAAGATCCGGGTGATCGCCCCGGACGGCTCCCGCGCCGACCGCGGCGAGCCGTCGTTCCGTGGCGCGGTGGTGACCATTCCGGTCGACCCGGCCGGCGCGCGCGGCACCTACCTGGTCAGCTACCGGGTGATCTCCGCCGACAGCCACCCGGTCTCCGGCGCGTTCACCTACTCGGTGGGCGCCCCGTCCACGCCCCCGGTCGACTCCGGCGGCGACAACCGGGCCGACCCGGTGGTGGTCAACGCCGTCAAGGTGGCGAAGTACCTCGGCTACGTCGGTCTGCTGCTGCTGGTCGGCCCGGCGCTGGTGCTCGCCGCGCTCTGGCCCCGGCGGCTGTCCCGTCGAGGGCCGGCCCGGCTGGCCTGGGCCGGGGTGGGACTGCTGGCCTTCGCCACCGTCGCCGAGCTGTGGTTGCAGGTGCCGTACACCGCCGGGGGTGGGCTGTTCGACGTGACCGGGGCCGGTGTCGGTGACGTGCTGGGCAGCGCCTTCGGCACCGCGCACCTGGTCCGGCTCGGGCTGCTGGCCGCGGCGGCGTTCCTGCTCCGGCCGCTCGTCGCCGGCCCGGTCGGCCGGACCGACGGGCTCATCCTGGCCATCCTCGGCGGGTCGGCGCTGTTCACCTGGCCGCTGGCCGGGCACCCGGCCGCGTCGCCCGCGCCGGCGGTCTCCGTGGTGGTCGACGCGGTCCACCTGGGCAGCATGGCGGTTTGGCTGGGCGGACTGGTGATGCTCGCCGGGTTCCTGCTGCCCCGCGCCGACGAGCGGGAACTGGGGGCGATCCTGCCGATCTGGTCCCGCTGGGCGGCGCTGGCCGTCGCCGCGCTGCTGCTCGCCGGCACCGTGCAGGGGCTGATCGAGGTGGCCACCCCGAAGGCCCTGGTCGAGACCACGTACGGGCGGCTGCTGCTCGCCAAGATCGCGCTCTTCGCGGTGGTGATCGGGGTGGCCGCGTACTCCCGGGCGCTGGTGCGACGGCGGACCGCCGCGGGGCGTCCCGGCCGGATGCGGCGGGCGGTCTGGGCGGAGCTGGCGATCACCGCGGTGGTGCTCGGCGTCTCGGCGACCCTGGTGCAGACCACCCCGGCCCGCACCGCCGCCGCCGACGTGGCCGGTACGCCCGCCGGCTACTTCTCCACCACGGTCTCCAGCCCGGTCGCGTCGATCCAGGTGGAGCTGGACCCGGCCGAGCGGGGCAGCAACTCCGTACACCTCTACGCGTACACGAAGGACAACCGGCCGCAGCCGGTGCAGGAGTGGAAGGGGACGGCCGCCCTGCCGTCGGCGGGGATCGAGCCGATCACCATCCCGCTGCTGCCGCTGACCGACAACCACGCGACGGGGGAGATCAGCCTGCCCGCCTCGGGGGAGTGGCAGCTCCGCTTCACCGTCCGTACGTCCGACATCGACCAGGCCACGGTGACCGTCACCGTGCCGATCAGGTAA
- a CDS encoding zf-HC2 domain-containing protein: protein MTCDDVRAALSARLDGEDPGASSTALDAHTDSCPGCRSWLARAERVTRLTRLQAVVVPDLTAPVLAAVAAEQDAARQAAAVTARARRQVLRVAVAVAAVAQLAVALPILLAGLGVDADPHTSREMASFDAALAVGFALAAWRPERARAFLPVALVLAVCLAGTSAVDIANSTTALVHEVGHLAAVVQAALLWALGRVSGERERRLPAVLAAGRG from the coding sequence ATGACATGCGACGACGTACGTGCGGCGCTGTCGGCGCGGCTCGACGGGGAGGACCCCGGGGCGTCGTCGACGGCGCTCGACGCCCACACCGACTCCTGCCCCGGCTGCCGCTCCTGGCTGGCCCGCGCCGAGCGGGTGACCCGGCTCACCCGGTTGCAGGCGGTGGTCGTACCCGATCTGACCGCGCCGGTGCTGGCCGCCGTGGCCGCCGAGCAGGACGCGGCCCGGCAGGCGGCGGCGGTGACCGCGCGGGCCCGGCGCCAGGTGCTGCGGGTGGCCGTGGCGGTCGCCGCGGTCGCCCAGCTCGCCGTGGCGCTGCCGATCCTGCTGGCCGGTCTGGGTGTCGACGCGGACCCGCACACCAGCCGGGAGATGGCCTCGTTCGACGCGGCCCTGGCCGTCGGCTTCGCGCTGGCCGCCTGGCGGCCGGAGCGGGCCCGGGCCTTCCTGCCGGTGGCGCTGGTGCTGGCGGTCTGCCTGGCCGGCACGAGCGCGGTGGACATCGCCAACTCGACCACCGCCCTGGTGCACGAGGTGGGTCACCTGGCCGCGGTGGTCCAGGCCGCGCTGCTCTGGGCGCTGGGCCGGGTCAGCGGCGAGCGGGAGCGCCGGCTGCCGGCGGTGCTCGCGGCGGGACGCGGGTGA
- a CDS encoding sigma-70 family RNA polymerase sigma factor produces MIPAPRDTAAATDPVGEPARETATRWALAARDGDPVAQAAFVRATQAEVWRFAAALVDPDSADDLTQDTYLRAFRALPSFEGRSSARTWLLGIARRACADHLRTVVRRRRLDERLAAHAWTDRPHPDPAGHLGAADLVRRLPAERRAAFVLTQLLGLSYAETAEVEGVPVGTIRSRVARARCELVEAVDDALTG; encoded by the coding sequence GTGATCCCCGCCCCGCGCGACACCGCCGCCGCGACCGACCCGGTGGGCGAGCCTGCGCGGGAGACGGCGACCCGCTGGGCGCTCGCCGCCCGGGACGGGGACCCGGTCGCCCAGGCCGCCTTCGTCCGGGCCACCCAGGCCGAGGTGTGGCGCTTCGCCGCCGCGCTGGTGGATCCGGACAGCGCCGACGACCTCACCCAGGACACCTACCTGCGGGCGTTCCGGGCGCTGCCGTCGTTCGAGGGACGCTCCAGCGCCCGGACCTGGCTGCTCGGCATCGCCCGCCGGGCCTGCGCCGACCATCTGCGCACGGTGGTCCGGCGGCGGCGACTCGACGAACGGCTCGCCGCGCACGCCTGGACCGACCGGCCGCACCCGGACCCGGCCGGGCACCTCGGTGCCGCCGACCTGGTCCGCCGGCTCCCCGCCGAGCGGCGGGCCGCGTTCGTCCTCACCCAACTGCTCGGCCTGTCGTACGCGGAGACCGCCGAGGTGGAAGGGGTGCCGGTGGGCACCATCCGCTCCCGGGTGGCCCGGGCCCGCTGCGAGCTGGTCGAGGCCGTCGACGACGCCCTCACCGGCTGA
- a CDS encoding MauE/DoxX family redox-associated membrane protein has protein sequence MTVTAPSIRRWPTLRPWLGTAARLGLAAVWLIAGGAKVGDLAGSGRAVNAYRILPYDAATAVGAALPFVELALGVLLLLGLATRLAAGVSAALLMVFITGIASAWSRGLAIDCGCFGSGGQLAAGQAPSYLPEILRDLGFLALAGFLLSWPRTPFSVDGWLAGEPPVEDEDE, from the coding sequence ATGACCGTGACCGCACCGAGCATCCGACGCTGGCCCACCCTGCGGCCCTGGCTCGGCACCGCCGCCCGCCTCGGGCTGGCCGCCGTCTGGCTGATCGCCGGCGGCGCCAAGGTCGGTGACCTGGCCGGCTCCGGCCGCGCCGTCAACGCCTACCGGATCCTGCCGTACGACGCGGCCACCGCCGTCGGCGCCGCGCTGCCCTTCGTGGAGCTGGCGCTCGGCGTACTCCTGCTCCTCGGGCTGGCCACCCGACTGGCCGCCGGGGTCTCCGCGGCGCTGCTGATGGTCTTCATCACCGGCATCGCCTCGGCCTGGAGCCGTGGCCTGGCCATCGACTGCGGCTGCTTCGGCAGCGGCGGGCAGCTCGCCGCCGGGCAGGCCCCGAGCTATCTCCCGGAGATCCTCCGGGACCTGGGATTCCTGGCGCTCGCCGGATTCCTGCTGAGCTGGCCCCGCACCCCGTTCTCGGTGGACGGCTGGCTGGCGGGCGAACCACCCGTGGAGGACGAGGATGAGTAG
- a CDS encoding DsbA family protein: MSSRKGQRDAARVVREQIAREKRRKRTLWTSVAAVAVLIIAGLIGWSVFRSQKSDTWTAPPGANDPGTGIVVGSGPVTIDLYEDYLCPVCRQFQQTTGPTINQLVSAGKAKVVFHPVAYLNRYSTTEYSTRASAASGCAAKGGKFKEFTDQLFARQPAEGSAGLSNDELIDIGVGVGLDRDDFGSCVKDGTYKPWTEHVTDDASKAGVTGTPTIKVNGKDVEDRSPEGVTAAVEAAGK, translated from the coding sequence ATGAGTAGTCGCAAGGGGCAGCGGGACGCGGCGCGGGTGGTCCGCGAGCAGATCGCCCGGGAGAAGCGGCGCAAGCGGACCCTCTGGACGTCGGTGGCCGCGGTGGCCGTGCTGATCATCGCCGGCCTGATCGGCTGGTCGGTCTTCCGCAGCCAGAAGTCGGACACGTGGACCGCCCCGCCCGGCGCGAACGACCCCGGCACCGGCATCGTCGTCGGCAGCGGCCCGGTCACCATCGACCTCTACGAGGACTACCTCTGCCCGGTCTGCAGGCAGTTCCAGCAGACCACCGGCCCGACGATCAACCAGCTCGTCAGCGCCGGCAAGGCGAAGGTGGTCTTCCACCCGGTCGCCTACCTGAACCGCTACTCCACCACGGAATACTCCACCCGGGCGTCGGCCGCCTCCGGCTGCGCCGCCAAGGGCGGCAAGTTCAAGGAGTTCACCGACCAGCTCTTCGCCCGGCAGCCGGCCGAGGGGAGCGCCGGGCTGAGCAACGACGAGCTGATCGACATCGGGGTCGGCGTCGGACTCGACAGGGACGACTTCGGCTCCTGCGTCAAGGACGGCACGTACAAGCCGTGGACCGAGCACGTCACCGACGACGCGAGCAAGGCCGGGGTGACCGGCACCCCGACCATCAAGGTCAACGGCAAGGACGTCGAGGACCGCAGCCCGGAGGGCGTCACGGCGGCGGTGGAGGCGGCCGGCAAGTGA
- a CDS encoding energy-coupling factor ABC transporter ATP-binding protein, translating into MIGAVQSPPSLDVRGVRYAYPDGHVALHGVDLTVPRGERVALLGPNGAGKTTLVLHLNGILAATEGTVTVGGLPVSRDRATLAEIRRRVGIVFQDPDDQLFLPTVAEDVAFGPANLGLRGAELAARVDEALAAVGMTAHRDRAPHHLSFGQRRRVAVATVLAMHPEILVLDEPSSNLDPAARRELAAILRDLPVTLLMVTHDLPYAAELCDRSVILDAGRIVADAPTVELLTDPALLAAHRLELPYGFDPRAVARPV; encoded by the coding sequence ATGATCGGAGCCGTGCAGAGCCCGCCCTCCCTGGACGTGCGTGGCGTCCGGTACGCGTACCCGGACGGTCACGTCGCCCTGCACGGGGTGGACCTGACCGTGCCGCGCGGCGAGCGGGTGGCGCTGCTCGGGCCGAACGGCGCCGGCAAGACCACCCTCGTGCTGCACCTCAACGGCATCCTCGCCGCCACCGAGGGAACGGTGACCGTCGGCGGCCTGCCGGTCAGCCGGGACCGCGCGACGCTCGCCGAGATCCGTCGCCGGGTCGGCATCGTCTTCCAGGATCCCGACGACCAGCTCTTCCTGCCCACCGTCGCCGAGGACGTGGCGTTCGGCCCGGCCAACCTGGGGCTGCGCGGCGCGGAACTGGCCGCCCGGGTGGACGAGGCGCTCGCCGCGGTGGGGATGACCGCGCACCGGGACCGGGCACCGCACCACCTCTCCTTCGGGCAGCGCCGCCGGGTGGCGGTGGCCACCGTGCTCGCCATGCACCCGGAGATCCTGGTGCTGGACGAGCCGTCGTCGAACCTCGACCCGGCGGCCCGGCGGGAGCTGGCGGCGATCCTGCGCGACCTGCCGGTGACCCTGCTCATGGTCACCCACGACCTGCCGTACGCGGCGGAACTCTGCGACCGCTCGGTGATCCTGGACGCCGGCCGGATCGTCGCGGACGCCCCCACCGTCGAGCTGCTCACCGACCCGGCGCTGCTGGCCGCGCACCGGCTGGAACTGCCGTACGGCTTCGACCCCCGCGCGGTCGCCCGTCCCGTCTGA